The following coding sequences lie in one Stenotrophomonas rhizophila genomic window:
- a CDS encoding M16 family metallopeptidase, producing MTVQFRPRAALLAVALSAALGSVVPAPALAKPATPAKVDIPFEQFTLPNGLRVVVHTDRKAPIVAVNVWYHVGSKDEPAGRTGFAHLFEHLMFQGSENHDGEYFEPFKQVGVTGQNGTTNTDRTNYFENVPTTALDMALWMESDRMGHLVGAIDQAALDEQRGVVQNEKRQGENQPYGQVWDKLTRAMYPEGHPYHHGVIGSMNDLNAASLDDVKTWFRTWYGPNNAVLVLAGDIDVATAKEKVARYFGDIPAGPTMAQPKVDVAQREKSTREVMTDKVPQARIYRAWNVAQVGTTDIDQLQLFAQVLGGAKSSRLDQRLLHQDKLVDNISAGAYSSQLGSNFVVMATVKQGVDPAKVEAIIDEEIKRLAKDGPTADELSRGKTAFRAGFIRGIERIGGFGGKADALAECTVFEGDPGCFRRSLANIDAASAADVRAVGAKWLGVGDHTIVVEPGARVALAELPSQSPKPFTVPAVDAKYTTLPKQVDRSTGVPQTKTFPELKFPQLHRATLKNGTKVILAERHDIPVVQFSYEFPGGFTADQGRKQGTANFTMDLMGEGAGKLGALPFANAADALGATLGASASLDSASVYLSALKENLAPSLALYADMLRQPRFEQGEIDRVKATWIAGIQQEKVNPSAAAMRVMPTLLYGAGHPYAIPFTGSGNEADIQSLTRDDLVSFHRDALRPEQGTLIVVGDTTLKDIVPLLERQFGDWKSTGTAPQVKAPADVARPTHARVYLIDQPGAVQANLFASQLVPSAMDPGSTRFDIANGVLGGDFTSRLNMNLREEKHWSYGAGSSAPSTLGQRPWGARAPVQIDKTAESMQELQKDIRDFASGAKPATAAEVARIRNIQTLSLPGAYETASAVLGTISGIVRYQRPDDYVFKRKAEIEAMTPAQVQQAAATLDPNTLTWVVVGDLKQTEKEVRALNIGEVHVIDADGKETAPAATPAAR from the coding sequence ATGACCGTCCAATTTCGCCCGCGTGCCGCGCTGCTGGCTGTAGCGCTCTCCGCCGCCCTGGGCAGCGTCGTGCCGGCCCCTGCGCTGGCCAAGCCCGCCACGCCGGCCAAGGTCGACATTCCGTTCGAGCAGTTCACCCTTCCCAATGGCCTGCGCGTGGTGGTGCACACCGACCGCAAGGCGCCGATCGTGGCGGTCAACGTCTGGTACCACGTGGGCAGCAAGGACGAACCGGCCGGTCGCACCGGCTTTGCGCACCTGTTCGAACACCTGATGTTCCAGGGCAGCGAAAACCACGACGGCGAATATTTCGAACCCTTCAAGCAGGTCGGCGTGACCGGCCAGAACGGCACCACCAATACCGACCGCACCAACTACTTCGAGAACGTGCCCACCACCGCGCTGGACATGGCGCTGTGGATGGAGTCCGACCGCATGGGCCACCTGGTTGGCGCGATCGACCAGGCCGCGCTCGACGAACAGCGCGGCGTGGTCCAGAACGAGAAGCGCCAGGGCGAGAACCAGCCCTATGGGCAGGTGTGGGACAAGCTGACCCGCGCCATGTACCCGGAGGGCCACCCGTACCACCACGGCGTGATCGGTTCGATGAACGATCTCAACGCCGCGTCGCTGGATGACGTCAAAACCTGGTTCCGCACCTGGTACGGCCCCAACAACGCGGTGCTGGTGCTGGCCGGCGACATCGACGTGGCGACCGCCAAGGAAAAGGTCGCCCGCTACTTCGGTGACATCCCGGCCGGCCCGACCATGGCCCAGCCCAAGGTGGACGTGGCCCAGCGCGAGAAGAGCACCCGCGAGGTGATGACCGACAAGGTGCCGCAGGCGCGCATCTACCGCGCCTGGAACGTGGCCCAGGTCGGCACCACCGACATCGACCAGCTGCAGCTGTTTGCCCAGGTGCTGGGCGGGGCCAAGTCCTCGCGCCTGGACCAGCGCCTGCTGCACCAGGACAAGCTGGTGGACAACATCAGCGCCGGCGCCTACAGCTCGCAGCTGGGCTCCAACTTCGTGGTGATGGCCACGGTCAAGCAGGGCGTGGACCCGGCCAAGGTGGAGGCGATCATCGATGAAGAGATCAAGCGCCTGGCCAAGGACGGTCCCACCGCCGACGAACTGAGCCGCGGCAAGACCGCGTTCCGTGCCGGCTTCATCCGCGGCATCGAGCGCATCGGCGGGTTCGGCGGCAAGGCCGACGCGCTGGCCGAGTGCACCGTGTTCGAAGGCGACCCGGGCTGCTTCCGCCGATCGCTGGCCAACATCGACGCGGCCAGCGCCGCCGACGTGCGTGCGGTAGGCGCCAAGTGGCTGGGCGTGGGCGACCACACCATCGTGGTGGAACCGGGCGCGCGCGTTGCGCTGGCCGAACTGCCGTCGCAGTCGCCCAAGCCGTTCACCGTGCCGGCCGTGGATGCCAAGTACACCACCCTGCCCAAGCAGGTCGACCGCAGCACCGGCGTACCGCAGACCAAGACCTTCCCGGAACTGAAGTTCCCGCAGCTGCACCGCGCCACGTTGAAGAACGGCACCAAGGTGATCCTGGCCGAGCGCCACGACATCCCGGTGGTGCAGTTCAGCTATGAGTTCCCCGGTGGCTTCACCGCCGACCAGGGCCGCAAGCAGGGCACCGCCAACTTCACCATGGACCTGATGGGTGAAGGCGCCGGCAAGCTCGGCGCGCTGCCCTTCGCCAACGCCGCCGACGCACTGGGTGCCACCCTGGGCGCCTCGGCATCGCTGGACAGTGCCAGCGTCTACCTGTCGGCCTTGAAGGAAAACCTGGCGCCGTCGCTGGCGCTGTACGCGGACATGCTGCGCCAGCCGCGCTTCGAGCAGGGCGAGATCGACCGGGTCAAGGCGACCTGGATCGCCGGCATCCAGCAGGAAAAGGTCAACCCCAGCGCGGCCGCGATGCGGGTCATGCCCACCCTGCTCTACGGCGCCGGGCATCCGTATGCCATTCCGTTCACCGGCAGCGGCAACGAGGCGGACATCCAGTCGCTGACCCGCGACGACCTGGTCAGCTTCCACCGTGACGCGCTGCGCCCCGAACAGGGCACCCTGATCGTGGTGGGTGACACCACCCTGAAGGACATCGTGCCGCTGCTGGAGCGCCAGTTCGGCGACTGGAAGAGCACCGGCACCGCGCCGCAGGTCAAGGCACCGGCCGACGTGGCCCGTCCCACCCATGCCCGCGTGTACCTGATCGACCAGCCCGGCGCGGTGCAGGCCAACCTGTTTGCCAGCCAGCTGGTGCCCTCGGCGATGGACCCGGGCAGCACCCGCTTCGACATCGCCAACGGCGTGCTGGGCGGCGACTTCACCTCGCGCCTGAACATGAACCTGCGCGAGGAGAAGCACTGGTCCTACGGCGCCGGCAGCAGCGCCCCGTCCACGCTGGGCCAGCGTCCGTGGGGCGCCCGTGCCCCGGTGCAGATCGACAAGACCGCCGAGTCGATGCAGGAACTGCAGAAGGACATCCGCGACTTCGCCAGCGGTGCCAAGCCGGCCACCGCCGCCGAAGTGGCGCGCATCCGCAACATCCAGACGCTCAGCCTGCCCGGTGCGTATGAGACCGCCAGCGCGGTGCTGGGGACCATCAGCGGCATCGTGCGTTACCAGCGCCCGGACGACTATGTGTTCAAGCGCAAGGCCGAGATCGAGGCGATGACCCCGGCGCAGGTGCAGCAGGCCGCGGCCACGCTGGACCCCAACACCCTCACCTGGGTGGTGGTGGGCGACCTCAAGCAGACCGAGAAGGAAGTGCGCGCGCTGAACATCGGCGAGGTCCACGTGATCGACGCCGACGGCAAGGAAACGGCTCCGGCCGCCACCCCCGCCGCCCGGTAG